In Natronococcus occultus SP4, the following proteins share a genomic window:
- a CDS encoding DCC1-like thiol-disulfide oxidoreductase family protein: MSAFVNYVADDARPSPVNLAVVRVLLGLYVLWRVLALEWGAYGEWPDFHVDETIGFLHQDLFFTLLPYQQWVVAALLVLFIVGYRTRWTGGLASLLLMHMLSVKATIYLAGTVESLFVCAYLILLFALFAEDDVLSVDAVRRTSDRSIAELNAVLRGETSRTYRMRALKWGLLAVAIIYVGSAWGKALNGPLEIWLSGTELQRDILFYGELTGIDRAFGAPLVDNELLAWVGFVGTALVQLSLLVAAVLGTSVTLPVLGLIGFHVAVILTLGLYFVDMILVLSLFAAWDVAHRRLATADEATVMYDDRCHAYARALVPFVHLDTTDSVRFVPQSSAPSTPIDRDVLDRDAALVLSHDGEVVEGYEASRRLLGRFGLLAPVAWVMGVSPVRAVGTRIYERLAPDRRRQSPDASTGGRH; this comes from the coding sequence ATGAGCGCGTTCGTCAACTACGTCGCCGACGACGCCCGTCCGTCGCCCGTCAACCTCGCGGTCGTCCGCGTCCTGCTCGGTCTCTACGTGCTCTGGCGCGTCCTCGCGCTCGAGTGGGGCGCCTACGGGGAGTGGCCCGACTTCCACGTCGACGAGACGATCGGCTTTCTCCACCAGGACCTCTTTTTTACACTCCTTCCCTACCAGCAGTGGGTCGTCGCTGCCCTGTTGGTACTGTTCATCGTCGGTTACCGAACCCGATGGACTGGCGGTCTCGCGAGCCTCCTGTTGATGCACATGCTGTCGGTCAAGGCGACGATCTACCTGGCTGGCACCGTCGAATCGCTGTTCGTCTGTGCGTATCTGATCCTCCTGTTCGCGCTGTTCGCCGAGGACGACGTCCTTTCCGTCGACGCGGTTCGCCGGACGAGCGATCGATCGATCGCGGAGCTGAACGCCGTTTTGCGCGGCGAGACGAGCCGAACCTACAGGATGCGCGCACTCAAGTGGGGGCTGCTCGCGGTCGCGATCATCTACGTCGGCTCGGCCTGGGGGAAGGCGCTGAACGGCCCCCTCGAGATCTGGCTGTCGGGGACCGAGCTCCAGCGGGATATCCTCTTCTATGGCGAGTTGACCGGTATCGACCGCGCGTTCGGCGCGCCGCTCGTCGACAACGAACTCCTGGCGTGGGTCGGCTTCGTCGGCACGGCGCTGGTACAGCTGTCGCTGCTCGTCGCCGCCGTCCTCGGGACGTCCGTTACCCTCCCCGTCCTCGGGCTGATCGGCTTTCACGTCGCCGTGATCCTGACGCTTGGACTCTACTTCGTCGACATGATCCTCGTCCTCTCGCTGTTTGCCGCCTGGGATGTCGCCCATCGGCGACTCGCGACCGCCGACGAGGCGACGGTGATGTACGACGACCGCTGTCACGCGTATGCCCGCGCGCTCGTTCCGTTCGTCCACCTCGACACCACCGATTCGGTGCGGTTCGTCCCGCAGTCCTCGGCGCCGTCGACGCCGATCGATCGGGACGTCCTCGACCGCGACGCGGCGCTGGTACTGTCGCACGACGGGGAAGTCGTCGAGGGGTACGAGGCCTCCCGTCGACTGCTCGGACGGTTCGGGCTGCTCGCTCCGGTCGCGTGGGTAATGGGAGTATCCCCCGTCCGGGCGGTCGGCACTCGAATCTACGAGCGTCTCGCCCCCGATCGGCGACGGCAGAGCCCTGATGCATCGACGGGCGGCCGCCACTGA
- a CDS encoding DUF7571 family protein, translating into MQPCQNCQAIIDEYILDKQLEPLRGLTVDDFNLCVDCVTVVPDACVECGGAVYVPRNETVTPDYCPACRSDRIERTGRDPGWTVENTS; encoded by the coding sequence ATGCAACCGTGCCAGAACTGTCAGGCGATCATCGACGAGTACATCCTGGACAAACAGCTCGAACCCCTGCGCGGACTCACAGTCGACGATTTCAATCTCTGTGTGGACTGTGTAACGGTCGTTCCCGACGCCTGCGTGGAGTGTGGCGGCGCGGTTTACGTTCCCCGAAACGAAACGGTGACTCCCGACTACTGCCCGGCCTGTCGATCGGACCGGATCGAGCGGACGGGTCGCGATCCCGGCTGGACCGTCGAGAACACCTCCTGA
- the rnz gene encoding ribonuclease Z: MPLRVTFLGTGGAVPTTERNPSGLFVAREGEGLLFDVAEGTQRQMMRFGTGFAVSQIFVTHLHGDHVLGLPGLLQTMDFNDREDALAIHAPRGTRRELKSLVEALGNRPSFPVRINEVGGGDVAYRADEYEVRAFATDHDTRSVGYALVEDDRKGRFDRERAEELGVPVGPKFSTLHEGESVELEDGTVVDPEQVVGAPRPGRSIVYTGDTRPTAGTIEAADEPELLIHDATFADDRAERAADTAHSTARQAAEIGNRAGAERLALMHLSSRYAGDVSAHLEQAREVFAGEVIVPDDGETVEIEYPDA, from the coding sequence ATGCCACTGCGTGTGACGTTTCTGGGGACCGGCGGGGCCGTTCCGACGACCGAGCGCAATCCCAGCGGACTCTTCGTCGCCCGCGAGGGCGAGGGACTGCTGTTCGACGTCGCGGAGGGGACCCAGCGCCAGATGATGCGGTTCGGGACGGGGTTTGCGGTCTCCCAGATCTTCGTCACGCACCTCCACGGCGACCACGTCCTCGGGCTTCCGGGGCTGCTCCAGACGATGGATTTCAACGACCGCGAGGACGCCCTGGCGATCCACGCCCCGCGTGGCACGCGCCGGGAACTGAAATCGCTGGTCGAGGCGCTGGGGAACCGCCCCTCGTTTCCGGTGCGAATCAACGAGGTCGGCGGGGGTGACGTCGCCTACCGCGCCGACGAGTACGAGGTACGGGCGTTTGCGACCGACCACGACACCCGCTCGGTCGGCTATGCGCTGGTCGAGGACGACCGCAAGGGACGGTTCGACCGCGAGCGTGCCGAGGAGCTCGGCGTCCCCGTGGGGCCGAAGTTCTCGACGCTCCACGAGGGCGAGTCGGTCGAGCTCGAGGACGGTACCGTCGTCGACCCCGAGCAGGTAGTCGGCGCCCCACGGCCGGGACGATCGATCGTCTACACGGGCGACACCCGTCCGACGGCCGGGACGATCGAGGCCGCAGACGAGCCCGAACTGTTGATTCACGACGCGACGTTCGCGGACGACCGCGCCGAGCGGGCCGCCGACACGGCCCACTCGACGGCCCGCCAGGCAGCCGAGATCGGTAACCGCGCGGGCGCCGAGCGGCTGGCGCTGATGCACCTCTCCTCGCGGTACGCCGGCGACGTCTCGGCTCACCTCGAGCAGGCTCGGGAGGTCTTCGCAGGCGAGGTGATCGTTCCCGACGACGGGGAGACCGTCGAGATCGAGTACCCGGACGCCTGA
- a CDS encoding glutamate-cysteine ligase family protein, with protein sequence MAAPLDTATSSNDGEPVRRSVEVEYWVIDDRGRLTEPGDLLDASPGVEREFVAPLLEIKTTPCESTAALRDELFDRLGRVLRRAEDRGKRLVPLATPIHHGPIEDRPSERTRIQDRVLGENFEYVRHCAGTHIHIEQQPGREIDQLNTLIALDPALALVNSSPYFGTTKLAAGARSQLYRRLAYAALSHQGGLWPYAADRETWARRVDRCYEEFLTEAAIAGLDRDTVESHFEPEGTAWTPIKLRDRFSTVEWRSPDTALPSQVVRLADEIAGLVGHATEVDVRIEGETGRVTSDSIVLPEFEALEPYVDAAIRDGLSSSSVRSYLERMGFNVAAYDPLSTELAAVGEPTNAEARSLRLRYADRLERDLSRGVRSMSVDPREHRPSADERTSRSDSR encoded by the coding sequence ATGGCTGCCCCACTCGATACCGCAACCTCGTCGAACGACGGCGAACCGGTGCGACGGAGCGTCGAGGTCGAGTACTGGGTGATCGACGATCGCGGCCGACTGACGGAGCCCGGTGACCTCCTCGATGCCTCCCCGGGCGTCGAACGGGAGTTCGTCGCGCCGCTGCTCGAGATTAAGACGACGCCGTGTGAGTCAACGGCCGCCCTCCGCGACGAGCTGTTCGACCGGCTGGGTCGCGTTCTCCGTCGGGCCGAGGACAGAGGTAAGCGGCTCGTCCCGCTTGCCACCCCGATCCACCACGGCCCGATCGAGGACCGTCCGAGCGAGCGCACGCGGATTCAGGACCGCGTCCTCGGCGAGAACTTCGAGTACGTCCGACACTGCGCCGGAACGCACATCCACATCGAACAGCAACCCGGTCGCGAGATCGATCAGCTAAACACGCTCATCGCACTCGATCCCGCGCTGGCGCTGGTCAACTCCTCGCCGTACTTCGGCACGACGAAGCTGGCCGCCGGTGCGAGATCACAGCTGTACCGCCGGCTGGCCTACGCCGCGCTCTCCCACCAGGGGGGACTGTGGCCGTACGCCGCTGACAGGGAAACGTGGGCGAGGCGCGTCGACCGCTGCTACGAGGAGTTCCTGACCGAGGCCGCGATTGCCGGTCTCGACCGGGACACCGTCGAGTCCCACTTCGAGCCGGAGGGAACGGCCTGGACGCCGATCAAGCTTCGCGATCGGTTCTCGACCGTCGAGTGGCGCTCGCCCGACACCGCTCTTCCGAGCCAGGTCGTTCGACTCGCGGATGAGATCGCCGGCCTCGTCGGGCACGCTACCGAGGTCGACGTCCGCATCGAGGGAGAGACCGGTCGCGTGACGAGCGACTCGATCGTTCTGCCGGAGTTCGAGGCGCTGGAACCGTACGTCGACGCCGCCATCCGGGACGGACTGTCGTCGTCCTCGGTACGCTCGTACCTCGAACGAATGGGGTTCAACGTGGCAGCGTACGACCCGCTCTCGACCGAACTCGCTGCGGTTGGGGAGCCGACGAACGCCGAGGCGCGATCACTTCGCCTCCGGTATGCGGACCGCCTCGAACGCGATCTGTCTCGAGGCGTCCGTTCGATGTCCGTCGATCCACGAGAACACCGGCCAAGCGCCGACGAGAGGACGTCGCGGTCCGATTCGCGGTGA
- a CDS encoding aldo/keto reductase, with amino-acid sequence MEYTTLGSTGMDVSKICLGCMSFGSGQDWMLDEDESRELIERAIELGITFFDTANVYSAGESESILGDVLADYDREEFVVASKVRFPGASDHRNAAGLSRKTIEQELEASLDRLGLDTLDLYQIHRWDYDTPIETTMRALDDAVRRGQVRHLGASSMWAHQFLEARRVSEREGLAPFETMQNLYHLAYREEEREMYPVCEADDVGTMPWSPLGAGYLARPHEEFRTTTRADHEVENAGVPYHEFPASEAINERVRELADEYGVTMAQIALAWQFQNENVTAPIIGTSSDDHLEEAVEALELSLSSSDVDYLEEPYEPVPVYGHD; translated from the coding sequence ATGGAGTACACGACCCTCGGCTCGACCGGGATGGACGTCAGCAAGATCTGTCTGGGCTGTATGAGCTTCGGCAGCGGACAGGACTGGATGCTCGACGAGGACGAGAGTCGCGAGCTCATCGAGCGGGCGATCGAGCTCGGGATCACCTTCTTCGACACCGCCAACGTCTACTCGGCGGGCGAATCCGAGTCGATCCTCGGGGACGTGCTGGCCGACTACGACCGCGAGGAGTTCGTCGTCGCCTCGAAGGTCAGGTTTCCCGGCGCCAGCGACCACCGTAACGCGGCGGGGCTCTCGCGGAAGACGATCGAACAGGAACTCGAGGCCTCCCTCGACCGTCTCGGGCTGGACACCCTCGATCTCTACCAGATCCACCGCTGGGATTACGACACGCCGATCGAGACGACGATGCGGGCTCTAGACGACGCGGTTCGGCGCGGGCAGGTTCGCCACCTCGGGGCGTCCTCGATGTGGGCTCACCAGTTCCTCGAGGCCCGGCGGGTGAGCGAACGCGAGGGGCTCGCGCCGTTCGAGACGATGCAGAACCTCTACCACCTGGCCTACCGCGAGGAGGAACGGGAGATGTACCCCGTCTGTGAGGCCGACGACGTCGGAACGATGCCCTGGAGCCCCCTCGGCGCTGGCTATCTCGCTCGGCCCCACGAGGAGTTCCGGACGACCACGCGGGCCGACCACGAGGTCGAGAACGCGGGCGTCCCCTACCACGAGTTCCCGGCAAGCGAGGCAATCAACGAACGGGTACGGGAGCTCGCCGACGAGTACGGCGTCACGATGGCCCAGATCGCGCTGGCCTGGCAGTTCCAGAACGAGAACGTGACGGCTCCGATCATCGGCACCTCGAGCGACGACCATCTCGAGGAGGCCGTCGAGGCGCTCGAACTCTCGCTGTCGTCCTCGGACGTCGACTACCTCGAGGAGCCGTACGAACCGGTGCCGGTGTACGGCCACGACTGA
- a CDS encoding AAA family ATPase, with amino-acid sequence MDAPLWTDTHAPELAELPQDDAREYLERAVEEPLNLVLQGPPGSGKTAAARALAREAHEDPDNDLVEINVADFFGRTKTEIKNDPRFASFLTGRSSMSKRDMINRVLKESASYAPVSGEYKTILLDNAEDVREDFQQALRRIMEQHHRTTQFIIATRQPTKLIPPIRSRCFPVSVRAPTSEETVAVLERIVDTEEVDYDAEGLEFVAGYANGNLRKAILAAQTTVEDAGELTMSAAYETIGEVGLEDEVEEMLDDAEAGQFTDARKALDDLLVDEGLDGGEVLDLVLEVARKRYQGEKLARTHRLAADVEFEMQEGSSDRIHVSHLLAELGRNA; translated from the coding sequence ATGGACGCGCCGCTGTGGACCGACACCCACGCCCCGGAGCTGGCCGAGTTGCCACAGGACGACGCTCGCGAGTACTTAGAGCGAGCCGTCGAGGAGCCGCTGAACCTCGTCCTGCAGGGACCGCCCGGCAGCGGGAAGACCGCGGCGGCGCGCGCGCTCGCTCGAGAAGCGCACGAGGACCCGGACAACGATCTGGTCGAGATCAACGTCGCTGACTTCTTCGGGCGAACCAAGACGGAGATCAAAAACGACCCCCGTTTCGCCTCCTTCCTAACTGGGCGGTCGTCGATGTCCAAACGCGACATGATCAACCGCGTTCTCAAGGAGTCGGCGAGCTACGCGCCCGTCTCCGGGGAGTACAAGACGATCCTGCTCGACAACGCCGAGGACGTCCGCGAGGACTTCCAGCAGGCGTTGCGGCGGATCATGGAACAACACCACCGGACGACCCAGTTTATCATCGCGACCCGCCAGCCGACCAAGCTCATCCCGCCGATCCGTTCGCGGTGTTTCCCCGTCTCGGTGCGGGCGCCGACCAGCGAGGAGACCGTCGCGGTGCTCGAACGGATCGTCGACACGGAGGAGGTCGACTACGACGCCGAGGGCCTCGAGTTCGTCGCCGGCTACGCGAACGGAAACCTCCGGAAGGCGATCCTCGCGGCCCAGACGACCGTCGAAGACGCGGGCGAGCTGACGATGAGCGCGGCCTACGAGACGATCGGCGAGGTCGGCCTCGAGGACGAGGTCGAAGAGATGCTCGACGACGCCGAGGCGGGACAGTTCACGGACGCCCGAAAGGCGCTGGACGACCTGCTCGTCGACGAGGGGCTCGACGGCGGGGAGGTACTGGATCTCGTCCTCGAGGTCGCGCGAAAACGCTACCAGGGCGAGAAGCTGGCCCGTACCCACCGGCTCGCGGCCGACGTCGAGTTCGAGATGCAGGAAGGGTCGAGCGATCGGATCCACGTCTCGCATCTGCTCGCGGAGCTCGGTCGGAACGCGTAG
- a CDS encoding acyl-CoA thioesterase: MPTVCETHIENRFRVQPNHANNNNTLHGGNLMKWLDETAAMSAMRFAGETCVTARVNELDFERPIRIGDIALVEAYVYDAGRSSVHVALRAWREEPRTGETEKTTESSFTFVAIDESGKPQPVPELTVESDSGRRLRERALGDEP; encoded by the coding sequence ATGCCGACCGTCTGCGAGACCCATATCGAGAACCGATTCCGCGTCCAGCCCAACCACGCGAACAACAACAACACGCTTCACGGTGGGAACCTGATGAAGTGGCTCGACGAGACCGCCGCGATGTCGGCGATGCGCTTTGCCGGCGAGACCTGCGTCACTGCCCGCGTGAACGAACTCGACTTCGAGCGGCCGATCAGGATCGGCGACATCGCGCTGGTCGAGGCCTACGTCTACGACGCGGGTCGTTCGAGCGTCCACGTCGCGCTCCGGGCCTGGCGCGAGGAGCCCCGAACCGGCGAGACCGAGAAGACGACCGAGTCCTCCTTTACGTTCGTCGCGATCGACGAAAGCGGAAAACCCCAGCCGGTGCCCGAACTGACCGTCGAGAGTGATTCGGGGCGGCGACTCCGGGAGCGCGCGCTCGGCGACGAGCCGTAG
- a CDS encoding type 1 glutamine amidotransferase encodes MGELRLALLNAAHEATETRRNFRRELDAELTAFHCPSGEFPDDFRYDGFVVTGSRASVYWDREWIGRLKTWVGDAIRAGLPALGVCYGHQLLADVMGGRVSSMGEYEIGYRTVEQDGENRLLEGVGEAMTVFTTHSDHVCEKPPGATVFAKNEYGIHGFRKDRVFAVQFHPEYDMETAESVTVGKSDQLSEERIDAVLEGIHAGNYDAACEAKRLFDNFLAYVEELEAERLDADGGPPEPSR; translated from the coding sequence ATGGGAGAGCTACGACTCGCGCTACTGAACGCGGCTCACGAGGCGACCGAGACGCGACGAAACTTCCGTCGGGAGCTCGACGCCGAGCTGACGGCGTTTCACTGTCCGTCCGGCGAGTTCCCCGACGACTTTCGGTACGACGGGTTCGTCGTCACCGGTTCGAGAGCGTCGGTCTACTGGGATCGGGAGTGGATCGGCCGGCTGAAGACCTGGGTCGGCGATGCGATCCGGGCCGGGCTGCCGGCGCTCGGCGTCTGTTACGGCCACCAGCTCCTCGCTGACGTCATGGGCGGTCGCGTCAGTTCCATGGGCGAGTACGAGATCGGCTACCGCACCGTCGAACAGGACGGAGAGAACCGTCTCCTCGAGGGCGTCGGCGAAGCGATGACCGTCTTTACTACCCACTCCGACCACGTCTGTGAGAAGCCGCCGGGCGCGACGGTGTTCGCGAAAAACGAGTACGGAATCCACGGCTTCCGGAAAGACCGCGTCTTCGCCGTGCAGTTTCATCCGGAGTACGACATGGAGACGGCCGAATCGGTCACCGTGGGGAAGTCAGACCAGCTCTCGGAGGAGCGTATCGACGCGGTTCTCGAGGGAATCCACGCCGGAAACTACGACGCTGCCTGCGAGGCAAAGCGGCTGTTCGATAACTTCCTCGCGTACGTCGAAGAGCTGGAAGCGGAACGACTCGACGCGGACGGCGGACCGCCCGAGCCGTCACGTTGA
- a CDS encoding DUF7282 domain-containing protein, which produces MSSRATFGTIKRVTAILIAIAVVLAAGIVVGQAPVIFGVDEDPSASISFEDQENDGVSVGIDEVTLSDGGFVVITDGGDEPLAVSTYLEDGTHENVTVESEDNETELAGQLTATVHQDTTGDETFQYYETDGEEDQPYLEDGYPVSDTASVTLDEDEAVSDSFVVESMTAPESATTNETISVTAEVRNPTEFAQQQIVEFRLNGTVLERQILELDGGEDREVTFEVDTSGTPPGTQAIGVYTDDDGEIGEIELEFHTDPSISVVDADTDEVTVDVATPEDGFVAVEDDDELLGTSDELEAGEHENVTVEFDENASVEDDDELTAVVYEGDPDDVDDAEPLEHDDEPVEATFSIADIEAEDESDDEDDDAGDDDE; this is translated from the coding sequence ATGAGTTCGAGAGCGACGTTCGGCACTATCAAGCGAGTTACCGCCATCCTGATCGCGATCGCGGTCGTCCTCGCGGCGGGAATCGTCGTCGGCCAGGCACCAGTCATCTTCGGCGTCGACGAGGACCCGTCGGCCTCGATCAGCTTCGAGGATCAAGAGAACGACGGTGTGAGCGTCGGCATCGACGAAGTTACCCTCTCCGACGGCGGCTTCGTCGTCATCACGGACGGCGGCGACGAACCCCTCGCCGTTTCGACGTACCTCGAGGACGGAACCCACGAGAACGTCACCGTCGAGAGCGAGGACAACGAGACCGAGCTCGCCGGCCAGCTGACCGCGACGGTCCACCAGGACACCACCGGCGACGAGACGTTCCAGTACTACGAGACCGACGGCGAGGAGGACCAGCCCTACCTCGAGGACGGCTACCCCGTCAGTGACACTGCGTCGGTGACCCTCGACGAGGACGAGGCGGTCTCCGACTCGTTCGTCGTCGAATCGATGACGGCGCCGGAGTCGGCGACGACCAACGAGACGATCTCGGTCACCGCGGAGGTCCGGAACCCGACCGAGTTCGCCCAGCAACAGATCGTCGAATTCCGGCTGAACGGCACCGTCCTCGAGCGCCAGATCCTCGAGCTCGACGGCGGCGAGGACCGCGAAGTCACGTTCGAGGTCGATACGAGCGGCACGCCGCCCGGAACACAGGCGATCGGCGTCTACACCGACGACGACGGCGAGATCGGCGAGATCGAACTCGAGTTCCACACCGATCCGTCGATCTCGGTCGTCGACGCCGACACCGACGAAGTGACCGTCGACGTCGCGACTCCCGAGGACGGCTTCGTCGCCGTCGAGGACGACGACGAGCTGCTCGGCACGAGCGACGAACTCGAGGCCGGCGAACACGAGAACGTCACCGTCGAGTTCGACGAGAACGCGAGCGTCGAGGATGACGACGAGCTCACGGCCGTCGTCTACGAGGGCGATCCCGACGACGTCGACGACGCAGAGCCGCTCGAGCACGACGACGAACCGGTCGAGGCGACGTTCAGTATCGCCGATATCGAAGCCGAGGACGAGTCGGACGACGAGGACGACGACGCGGGTGACGACGACGAGTAA